In Eriocheir sinensis breed Jianghai 21 chromosome 29, ASM2467909v1, whole genome shotgun sequence, a single genomic region encodes these proteins:
- the LOC127004865 gene encoding staphylococcal nuclease domain-containing protein 1-like yields MAAPQPTQVCRGIIKQVLSGDAVIVRGQPKGGPPPERQINFSNVVAPRTARRATNNMQETVDEPYGWESREFLRKKVIGKEVLFTVETKTATGREYGTVYVGKDISTGENLTEVMVSEGLVSVRRESIRGESKLVELEEQAKSQGKGKWAGNDADHVRNVKWACENMRAFVDKAKGRPFEAVIEHVRDGSTVRCFLMPDFHYITLMISGIRCPMNKLDSEGKLDKGNSEPFADEARYFTESRLLQRDVQIILETFNNNNFVGSVVHKKGNIAEALLREGFARCVDWSIATVTGGPEKLRGAEKVAKEKQLRLWQDYKPSSLSLADKDKEFTGKVVEVVNGDALVVKRQDNTNKKIFLSSIRPPRQAESEAPRPPGKNYRPLYDIPWLFEAREFLRKKLIGQKVLCSVDYIQPAQNNFPEKTCCTVRIGDVNVAEAMVSKGLATVIRYRQDDDQRASCYDDLLSAEAKATKSNKGLHNKKETPIHRVADLSSDVGKAKGFLPFLQRAGRTEAVVEFVASGSRVRLFIPRETCLITFLLAGISCPRATRPAPGGVGGMLPGEPYGEDAHAFTKNLVLQREVEIEVDSMDKGGNFIGWLHVDSKNLSVLLVEEGLSTVHFTAESSKFYQQLTSAQESAKAKNLNYWSTHVEEEKDEKPEDQASERKVDYKPVVITAVTREGTLCGQYCSDGPALEQLMEKLRAEFASKPPLGGAYTPKKGDLCAAQFVDGQWYRAKVERVTGPNVSVRYVDYGNREVTQSTKCASLPAGFSSQPYYAHEMRLALVKFSKDEDYVEDALAGLMAEVEGQDVVANREYRANGVDYVSLQRVDNKTDVAETMLGQGLVLMDERKDKRFASLITTYRAAQESARQKHLSVWQYGDVTEDDAHEFGMER; encoded by the exons ATGGCGGCGCCTCAACCAACACAAGTCTGCCGCGGCATCATCAAGCAG GTCCTGTCCGGTGATGCTGTCATCGTGCGGGGTCAGCCCAAGGGGGGGCCGCCCCCCGAGAGGCAGATCAACTTCTCCAATGTTGTGGCACCGCGGACGGCACGCAGGGCCACCaataa CATGCAGGAGACGGTTGATGAGCCCTATGGATGGGAGAGCCGGGAGTTTCTACGCAAGAAGGTGATCGGCAAGGAGGTGCTCTTCACTGTGGAGACAAAAACTGCCACCGGGAGGGAGTATGGCACCGTCTACgtgggaaagg aCATATCAACTGGCGAGAACCTGACGGAGGTGATGGTTTCTGAGGGCCTGGTTTCGGTGCGGCGGGAGAGCATCCGTGGCGAGTCCAAGCTTGTTGAACTGGAGGAGCAGGCAAAGTCCCAGGGCAAG GGCAAGTGGGCAGGGAACGATGCAGACCATGTGCGTAACGTCAAGTGGGCCTGTGAGAACATGCGTGCCTTCGTGGACAAGGCAAAGGGCCGGCCATTTGAAGCAGTGATAGAGCACGTGAGGGACGGCTCCACCGTGCGCTGCTTCCTGATGCCAGACTTCCACTACATCACCCTCATGATCAGTGGCATCAGG TGTCCAATGAATAAGCTGGACTCTGAGGGCAAGCTGGACAAGGGCAACAGTGAGCCTTTTGCCGATGAGGCGCGCTACTTCACCGAGTCCCGGCTGCTGCAGCGCGACGTGCAGATCATCCTGGAgaccttcaacaacaacaactttgtcGGCTCTGTCGTTCACAAG AAAGGCAACATTGCCGAGGCGCTTCTGAGGGAAGGCTTTGCACGCTGCGTCGACTGGTCCATCGCAACAGTGACGGGCGGGCCTGAGAAGCTGAGGGGTGCTGAGAAGGTGGCCAAGGAGAAGCAACTAAGGCTGTGGCAGGACTACAAGCCTTCCAGTCTGTCT tTGGCAGACAAAGACAAGGAGTTTACAGGcaaggttgtggaggtggtgaacgGTGATGCTTTGGTGGTGAAACGCCAGGACAACACCAACAAGAAGATATTCCTCTCCAGCATCCGGCcacccag GCAAGCAGAGTCCGAGGCGCCGCGTCCTCCCGGCAAGAACTACCGTCCACTCTACGACATCCCTTGGCTGTTTGAGGCGAGGGAGTTCCTGCGCAAGAAGCTGATCGGCCAGAAGGTGCTCTGCTCCGTCGACTACATCCAGCCCGCACAGAACAACTTCCCCGAGAAGACATGCTGCACTGTCAGGATTGGCGACGT GAACGTGGCCGAGGCTATGGTGAGCAAGGGCCTGGCGACGGTCATCAGGTACAGGCAGGACGATGACCAGCGCGCCAGCTGCTACGATGACCTGCTCTCCGCTGAGGCAAAGGCCACCAAGTCCAACAAGGGCCTCCACAACAAGAAGGAGACGCCCATACACAGGGTGGCAGATCTCTCCAGc GACGTGGGCAAGGCCAAGGGGTTCCTGCCATTCCTGCAGCGCGCCGGACGGACGGAAGCCGTGGTGGAGTTTGTGGCATCAGGGTCGAGGGTGCGCCTCTTCATCCCCCGAGAGACTTGCCTCATCACCTTCCTCCTGGCCGGCATCAGCTGTCCCCGCGCCACCCGGCCGGCTCCCGGGGGAGTTGGGGGAATGCTGCCCGGGGAGCCCTATGGCGAAGATGCCCACGCCTTCACCAAGAACCTGGTGCTGCAGCGCGAGGTGGagatagag GTTGACTCCATGGACAAGGGCGGCAACTTCATTGGCTGGCTGCACGTGGACAGCAAGAACCTGTCGGTGCTGCTGGTGGAGGAGGGGCTCAGCACGGTTCACTTCACGGCAGAGTCCTCCAAGTTCTACCAGCAGCTGACCTCGGCACAGGAGTCTGCCAAGGCCAAGAACCTCAACTACTGGTCCACCCAcgtcgaggaggagaaggatgagaag CCTGAGGACCAAGCCAGTGAGCGCAAGGTGGACTACAAGCCAGTGGTGATAACGGCCGTGACGAGGGAAGGCACGCTCTGCGGCCAGTACTGCTCCGACGGCCCAGCCCTTGAGCAGCTCATGGAGAAGCTACGAGCAGAGTTTGCCAGCAAGCCTCCCCTGGGTGGTGCCTACACTCCCAAGAAAG GCGACCTGTGTGCTGCCCAGTTTGTGGACGGCCAGTGGTACCGTGCCAAGGTGGAGCGTGTCACTGGCCCCAACGTGTCAGTTCGGTACGTCGATTACGGGAACCGGGAGGTGACCCAGTCAACCAAGTGCGCCTCCCTGCCGGCTGGTTTCTCCTCGCAGCCGTATTATGCCCATGAAATGCGTTTGGCACTCGTCAAATTCAGCAAAGAC GAGGACTATGTGGAGGATGCCCTGGCTGGCCTGATGGCAGAGGTGGAGGGGCAGGATGTGGTGGCCAACAGGGAGTACCGTGCAAATGGAGTGGATTACGTCTCCCTCCAGCGGGTGGACAACAAGACGGACGTGGCAGAGACGATGCTCGGCCAGGGCCTGGTGCTGATGGACGAGCGGAAAGACAAGCGCTTCGCAtccctg ATCACCACCTACCGCGCGGCCCAGGAGTCTGCGCGGCAAAAGCACCTCAGCGTGTGGCAGTACGGAGACGTGACGGAGGACGATGCACATGAGTTCGGGATGGAACGGTAG
- the LOC127004866 gene encoding cardiolipin synthase (CMP-forming)-like translates to MASAVLSPGLRVCGSSLFPLSRISRVLQPHSQAVCCTMGGNAGLWAGRRAEWRTADARPRWCACRSLLTSGDHEKARSLASWQVKDQPAKIKEAGQGLLEDLKETKAKVREKMGEIVERENIWTVPNLLCVGRIGLSPYLCHLVLAADHHWALGLFLLAGTTDLLDGWIARTFPGQSSNLGSFLDPLADKTLVAMLFLSLTYVDLIPLPLTGLIIYRDVLIIGGASYVRYKSLPPPRTIARYFDATHATARLAPTTLSKFNTAVQLSLITAALAAPIFAFTDHTAFKALCWLTAATTLSSGLSYIFSRDTYKFLRSMDELPK, encoded by the exons ATGGCCTCAGCAGTGCTCTCGCCGGGGCTGCGGGTGTGcggctcctccctcttccccctcagcAGGATCAGCCGCGTCTTGCAGCCTCATAGTCAAGCTGTCTGCTGCACGATGGGCGGCAATGCGGGGCTGTGGGCGGGGAGGAGGGCGGAGTGGCGGACGGCAGACGCACGCCCACGGTGGTGTGCGTGCCGCTCCTTGCTGACCTCAGGGGACCATGAGAAGGCCAGG AGCCTAGCATCCTGGCAGGTGAAGGACCAGCCTGCCAAGATCAAGGAGGCAGGCCAAGGACTCCTCGAGGACTTGAAGGAGACAAAGGCTAAGGTCAGAGAGAAGATGGGGGAGATTGTTGAG CGTGAAAACATCTGGACTGTTCCCAACTTGCTGTGTGTGGGTCGCATCGGCCTGTCGccttacctgtgtcacctggtgCTGGCAGCCGACCACCACTGGGCCCTAGGACTCTTCCTGCTGGCTGGCACTACAGACCTG CTGGACGGGTGGATTGCTCGGACCTTCCCTGGCCAGTCCTCCAACCTGGGCAGCTTCCTTGACCCTCTGGCAGACAAGACCCTGGTGGCaatgctcttcctctccctcacctatgTCGACCTGATACCAC TGCCGCTGACGGGCCTCATCATCTACAGGGACGTGCTCATCATTGGAGGAGCGTCATATGTCCGCTATAAGAGCCTTCCTCCTCCG CGCACGATCGCCCGGTACTTcgacgccacccacgccacggcCCGCCTCGCACCCACCACCCTAAGCAAGTTTAACACGGCCGTCCAGCTCAGCCTCATCACCGCTGCGCTGGCCGCCCCGATCTTTGCCTTCACCGACCACACCGCCTTCAAAGCACTGTG cTGGTTGACGGCGGCCACCACCCTCAGTTCAGGCCTCAGCTACATCTTCTCCAGGGACACCTACAAGTTCCTCAGGTCCATGGATGAGCTGcctaaatag
- the LOC127004867 gene encoding ribosome maturation protein SBDS-like encodes MSRSGGGGKIFTPTNQIRLTNIALVRVKKGGKRFEIACYKNKVLSWRQKVEKDLDEVLQSEIVFTNVSKGQVAKKEELLKAFKTDDQRAICLEILEKGELQVSDKERHANQEASVKEIASIVSDKCINPETKTPYTVSMIESAMKDIHFSLNPKRNNKQQALDVIKQLTTVIPIQRAQMKVRVILPAKEAKKIKEKVIQYITVESEAFEPDLNMVGLIDPGYFRVLEEAIVGPTKGRGSVEVLSLKEMTDTGDSALT; translated from the exons ATGagcaggagcggcggcggcgggaagaTCTTCACGCCCACCAACCAGATCCGCCTGACTAACATTGCCTTGGTCAGGGTCAAGAAGGGCGGGAAGAGGTTCGAGATCGCCTGCTACAAGAACAAAGTGCTCAGCTGGAGGCAAAAAGT GGAGAAGGACTTGGATGAGGTGCTGCAGAGCGAGATAGTGTTCACCAATGTGTCCAAGGGCCAGGTGGCTAAGAAGGAGGAGCTGCTCAAAGCCTTCAAGACAGACGACCAGCGCGCG ATATGCCTGGAGATCTTGGAGAAGGGAGAGCTGCAGGTGTCGGACAAGGAGCGCCATGCAAACCAGGAGGCCTCGGTGAAAGAGATCGCCTCCATTgtgtcag acAAGTGCATCAACCCTGAGACCAAGACGCCCTACACTGTGTCCATGATAGAGAGTGCCATGAAAGACATCCACTTCTCGCTCAACCCCAAACGCAACAACAAGCAACAGGCGCTGGACGTCATCAAACAGCTGACCACG GTCATCCCCATCCAGCGCGCTCAGATGAAGGTCAGGGTTATCCTCCCGGCCAAAGAGGcaaagaagattaaagaaaaagtGATACAGTACATCACGGTGGAGTCAGAGGCCTTTGAACCCGACCTTAacatg GTTGGCCTCATCGACCCTGGCTACTTCCGTGTCTTGGAGGAGGCCATTGTCGGCCCCACCAAAGGCCGAGGCTCAGTCGAGGTGTTGAGCCTCAAGGAGATGACGGACACTGGCGATTCAGCACTCACCTAA